The Methanophagales archaeon DNA segment AAACTTGATGTGTTCCTGCTTTGGCTTATTGTGATTGGAATAGGTGCATTTACAGGATTCTTACTGGGGTTTATACCTCATATAATCGGGCAGGTGATATGCATCATTCTGTCTGTGGTGATAATTCAACCCCTGGCGGTAACATGGTGGAGCAGATTGTATATGCAGGTGGCGGTGCCGTGGCTATAGCTACTGTAAATACACCCATGCACAGAGCTTCCTCTCCACACACTCCAGAATTAGATATAGAGAGAATCCAAGCAGCGCCATAGCTACTATCGAGGCGTATAAAGCGGGATAATCCATCATGCTCCATGAATACATGATCAGATATCCCAGTCCTCGCTGGGTTGCGAAAGACTCAACGAAGAATAACACTGCAATTGCGGTGCCTACACTTATTCGCATTGCGGTGAGTATAGCGGGCAGACATGCCGGTAGAATCACATGCCTGTATATATCTATGGGGGTTGCACCCAGAGATAGTATTGAGAATATGTAGTTCGAGCTTAAATTGCGTGCCTCATCACGTGTAGTCACGAGAATCTGAAAGAAGACTATAATTGCTATCAGAATTATCTTGGAGAGGTCACTGATACCAAATAGGAGGATGATAAGGGGGAGAAGCACGATATGTGGAATCGGGTACAGGAGATAAACAATAGGGGCAATGATTCTATCAAAGCGGTTATTATAGCTCAATAGCCCGAGAGGCACAGCGAGCGAGCCTGCAAGTGCAATGCCATAGATAACTCTGAGTGCACTGATGAGGAGATGAAGGTATAAATCCGTTCTCATACGGTCTATAAGCGCATAGAATACAGTTAGCGGTGCTGGCAGTGCTGGTGAGTCCAGTATAAGTGATGCGAGATGCCAGACTATGAGTAATAGTAGCCCGGCGATTATGTAGCTCCATGTTCTATGCTCCTCCTTACCTCGCGGCATTTAGCGAAGAAAGCCTCCTTGCTTCTATAATTCTCGTCGCCCGCATTAAAGTTCTCCACTATCTTTACCACATGACCCGGTCTGTGCGAGAGAACGATTATCTCCCTGCCGAGAAATACCGCCTCCTCTATGCTATGCGTCACCAGTACCATGGTCATCCCGTTATTCTTCCAGAGTGAGAGCAGGAAATTCTGCAACGTCTCCCTTGTCAGGGCATCGAGCGAAGATAGAGGCTCATCCATCAGCAGTATCGCAGGCTTTAAAGCCAGTGCTCTTGCAAATCCTACTCGCTGTTGCATCCCGCCTGATAGCTGTTTTGGATAGTGATTTACGAATTCCTTCAACCCGAGCTCTTTTAGGAGTGACATCACTATCGCTCTCCGCTCTCTCTTACGCATCCCTTGCAGCTTTAGACCCAGAGCGACATTCTCGTAGACCGTCTTCCACGGGAATAGTCCGTAATCCTGGAGTATAAGTGCTACTCCTCTTGCAGGTGATACTATCTCACGTGCTCCAAGCAGTACCTGCCCCTTCGTTGGCTTCAGAAGCCCTGCGAGGATGAACAGGAGAGTAGTCTTGCCGCAGCCAGAAGGACCGATGATGGAACAGCTCGCACCTCTGTGTATCACAAGATTGAGATCACGCAGTGCTTCTGTACCATCCGGATATACCATGCTCAGATTCCTTGCTTCGATCATAGATAGATCAGCGGGATTCGCCGCGCCAGACAGTATCCTCATACAAGACGGTTCTATGGAGTAAATTCTTAGCTCGTAGCCAGTGAATGACCGTATCGAAGTCAGTCTTTGGGTATACCTGTGGCTGGAGGTAGGTCGCTATCGTATAGTTCGATGCTATCTCTGGCGGGATGTGCGTCTTCTCCACAAGCAGTGCCCGATATTTCTCGGGATTCGCGTTTATTCGGTTCACTGCTTCACCGTATGCTGCTAAGAACTCATGTACAGCTTCTGGATGATTATTTAAGAAATCCGCTCTGAATACTATTACAGTTTGTGATATCGTTCGATTCAGCATGGAATCGGAGATAACGAGTTTAGCGCCCTTATATAGCGCATAACTTGCCAAAGGCTCAGGAAGAGTGGCAGCGTCTATCTCATTACTCAGTAGCATCTGCATTCGCAGCGGGACCTTCTTCACTTCCACCTTCTTCACCTTTACCTCTGTATCTCCCACTAAAGTATCGGTTATGTATTCTATGATTGTGTTCATGGAGATTGCAATCTTCTTACCTTCCAAGTCTGCAACTGAGCTTATATTAGAGGCTGGAGAGGCAATGATAGCGAACCGCATCTTAGCTGGTGTTTCCTGTAACTCAAGTGAGACAATTTTGAGATCATAGCCTGCGTTTCGCATCAAAATAACACCCACAGGGTCGTTCTCCGCTGCGTCTATCTCGCCTGCTATCAGTGCACTGTCACGCTCCATGGCACTCTGGAAAGGTATTATCTCAACGTCCAGCCCATGATTGGTGAAGATTCCTTCCTGAGCGGCGACGTAGTATGGCAATGTCGCCTCGTCGGGCATCAAGCCTATCTTAATCTTCGTTGCTACTATGCTACCTCCTTCTTCTTGATTCGTGTTTGTTATACAGCCACAGCACGCTATTGCAATCGCAATTAAAATCAGAGTGATGGCT contains these protein-coding regions:
- a CDS encoding ABC transporter permease, which codes for MPRGKEEHRTWSYIIAGLLLLIVWHLASLILDSPALPAPLTVFYALIDRMRTDLYLHLLISALRVIYGIALAGSLAVPLGLLSYNNRFDRIIAPIVYLLYPIPHIVLLPLIILLFGISDLSKIILIAIIVFFQILVTTRDEARNLSSNYIFSILSLGATPIDIYRHVILPACLPAILTAMRISVGTAIAVLFFVESFATQRGLGYLIMYSWSMMDYPALYASIVAMALLGFSLYLILECVERKLCAWVYLQ
- a CDS encoding ABC transporter ATP-binding protein, whose amino-acid sequence is MIEARNLSMVYPDGTEALRDLNLVIHRGASCSIIGPSGCGKTTLLFILAGLLKPTKGQVLLGAREIVSPARGVALILQDYGLFPWKTVYENVALGLKLQGMRKRERRAIVMSLLKELGLKEFVNHYPKQLSGGMQQRVGFARALALKPAILLMDEPLSSLDALTRETLQNFLLSLWKNNGMTMVLVTHSIEEAVFLGREIIVLSHRPGHVVKIVENFNAGDENYRSKEAFFAKCREVRRSIEHGAT
- a CDS encoding ABC transporter substrate-binding protein; this encodes MRREIAITLILIAIAIACCGCITNTNQEEGGSIVATKIKIGLMPDEATLPYYVAAQEGIFTNHGLDVEIIPFQSAMERDSALIAGEIDAAENDPVGVILMRNAGYDLKIVSLELQETPAKMRFAIIASPASNISSVADLEGKKIAISMNTIIEYITDTLVGDTEVKVKKVEVKKVPLRMQMLLSNEIDAATLPEPLASYALYKGAKLVISDSMLNRTISQTVIVFRADFLNNHPEAVHEFLAAYGEAVNRINANPEKYRALLVEKTHIPPEIASNYTIATYLQPQVYPKTDFDTVIHWLRAKNLLHRTVLYEDTVWRGESR